A stretch of Tripterygium wilfordii isolate XIE 37 chromosome 11, ASM1340144v1, whole genome shotgun sequence DNA encodes these proteins:
- the LOC120008977 gene encoding kinesin-like protein KIN-6 isoform X2, protein METLSSPPCPNTVTVRRNPHRKARPTTTTKPLVPPSSSSDRPEIAPFPIDDILSIQINQNPQIEPSSSSIQSPVSENLKVYLRIRPIVPLKGSSRSNVGNHNEISRNKNVWPQNPASKKKNSARETCTKNKSGEGCITVNDSQSVTLSPPPALQDSKRIKSEVYQGFSHVFSADSSQNEVYEKMVSPLVKDFLEGKSGMLTALGPSGSGKTHTVFGSPREPGMIPLVLQQIFKQTYGSNPNSRLFYISMFEICSERGKGERIFDLSPDGADLSMQRSTIKGLQEAIISDTSHAESLIASAILKRATAMTNTNRQSSRSQCIINIRSVVNKLDGEVDLQSNDAILTIVDLAGAEREKRTGNQGTRLLESNFINNTSMVFGLCLRSLLEHQKNPRKPLQKHFQNSLLTRYLRDYLEGKKRMALILTVRSGQEDYLDTSHVLRQASPYMKIKFDNVEEPSYLHHNKRHFQISSRLEQPKRRKFCSLDVSGIEEGTSLEDKRSLSEEGVATINKLGATDSDPLESDSLEKSGRTHRIMQSFAKATWNVLKEYRDKLRLAESEIQNLSENLRNEKTKYFELEKELKDLKCCCACTKENVADDNIVEVDALYVEECPNLKRSECDNTPEKDDFISRQVEDVISQVNARASPSSSKEIEHDKDEQEIHTTFFSIVAEECANKMSSGNKINADKLDESKISAVVHIFSTEDVTGSVASSSSLVEMVNDNTISTSNLPEMLHKEDEKVKSKISLRTYEMKM, encoded by the exons ATGGAGACATTGAGTTCACCTCCATGTCCGAACACGGTGACTGTACGCAGAAACCCTCACCGGAAAGCAAGGCCCACTACTACCACAAAACCTCTGGTCCCTCCGTCTTCCTCTTCAGATCGGCCTGAAATCGCTCCTTTCCCAATCGACGACATCCTCTCGATACAAATCAACCAAAACCCCCAAATAGAGCCCTCTTCATCATCCATACAATCTCCCGTCTCCGAAAATCTCAAGGTTTATCTTCGAATTCGACCTATTGTACCTTTGAAGGGATCTTCGAGGAGTAACGTAGGCAATCACAATGAGATATCGAGGAACAAGAATGTGTGGCCACAAAACCCGGCgtcgaagaagaagaacagtGCGAGAGAGACGTGCACGAAGAACAAAAGTGGCGAGGGTTGTATAACGGTCAACGATTCTCAGTCGGTGACGCTATCACCACCTCCAGCTTTGCAGGATTCGAAGAGGATCAAGTCCGAGGTATATCAAGGTTTCTCTCATGTATTCTCGGCTGATTCTTCTCAG AATGAGGTGTATGAGAAGATGGTGAGCCCTCTTGTTAAGGATTTTCTTGAAGGCAAGAGTGGAATGCTTACAGCTTTGGGACCCAGTGGTTCTGGTAAGACACATacggtatttgggagtcctaggGAGCCAGGAATGATCCCTCTTGTACTTCAACAAATTTTTAAGCAGACATATGGAAGCAATCCCAATTCAAG GTTATTTTATATATCAATGTTCGAAATATGTTCTGAACgtggaaaaggagaaagaataTTTGATTTGTCCCCTGATGGAGCTGATTTATCCATGCAAAGATCAACTATCAAAGGTCTCCAAGAG GCTATTATCTCTGATACTTCTCATGCTGAATCTTTAATAGCCAGTGCAATCCTGAAACGTGCCACAGCTATGACAAATACAAACAGGCAGTCAAG TCGGTCCCAGTGCATCATCAACATCCGCAGTGTCGTTAACAAGCTTGATGGAGAAGTTGATCTTCAGTCAAATGATGCCATTCTAACTATTGTTGACCTCGCTGGCGCTGAAAGAGAAAAGAGAACAGGGAATCAG gGGACAAGGCTTCTGGAAAGTAACTTCATCAACAACACATCAATGGTTTTTGGGCTGTGTCTAAGA TCATTATTGGAGCACCAAAAGAACCCCAGAAAGCCGCTGCAGAAACATTTTCAGAACTCATTG TTGACAAGATACCTACGAGATTATTTGGAAGGTAAAAAGCGGATGGCGTTG ATCTTGACAGTTAGATCAGGACAAGAAGACTATCTTGATACATCCCATGTGCTCAGACAAGCTTCACCTTATATGAAAATCAA GTTTGATAACGTTGAAGAACCATCCTATTTGCATCATAACAAGAGGCATTTCCAAATATCTTCCAGATTGGAGCAGCCGAAAAGAAGGAAATTTTGTAGTCTTGATGTTTCTGGG ATTGAAGAAGGAACGAGTCTTGAAGATAAGCGCTCACTTTCTGAGGAAG GGGTTGCAACAATCAACAAGTTAGGTGCTACTGACTCTGATCCTTTAGAGTCAGATTCTCTCGAGAAAAGTGGTAGAACTCATCGGATCATGCAAAGTTTTGCTAAAGCTACATGGAATGTCTTGAAAGAATACAGAGACAAACTTCGG TTGGCAGAAAGTGAAATCCAAAATCTCAGTGAGAACCTACGGAATGAAAAGACAAAATATTTTGAGCTGGAAAAGGAGCTGAAGGATCTAAAGTGTTGTTGTGCTTGTACAAAGGAAAATGTAGCGGATGACAATATAGTTGAAGTTGATGCTCTATATGTTGAGGAG TGTCCTAACCTCAAGAGATCTGAATGCGATAACACTCCCGAGAAAGATGACTTCATCTCGAGACAGGTTGAAGATGTAATTTCTCAG GTTAATGCACGAGCTTCACCTTCAAGTTCAAAAGAGATTGAGCATGACAAAGATGAGCAAGAGATTCATACCACT TTCTTCAGTATAGTGGCAGAAGAATGTGCAAATAAGATGTCTTCTGGGAACAAAATCAATGCTGATAAATTAGACGAGTCAAAAATTTCGGCGGTGGTGCATATCTTTTCCACTGAAGATGTAacag